A single genomic interval of Seriola aureovittata isolate HTS-2021-v1 ecotype China chromosome 10, ASM2101889v1, whole genome shotgun sequence harbors:
- the LOC130176266 gene encoding alpha-1,3-mannosyl-glycoprotein 4-beta-N-acetylglucosaminyltransferase C-like, with the protein MRLMWKSVDKMRCFRKRSMFPFLGFLITFLLFFNLYMDDGYVLEAEKRQLGETLMHSANSERYVHTFRDLSNFSGTINVTYRYLAGIPLPRKKYLTIGLSSVKRKKGNYLLETIKSIFDQSSYEELKEIVVVVHLADFDLVWCENLVQEITRKFAHHIIAGRLLVIHTPEEYYPSLDGLKRNYNDPEDRVRFRSKQNIDYAFLLNFCTNLSHFYMMLEDDVRCSRNFLTALKKVITSREGSYWVMLEFSKLGYIGKLYHSKDLPRLAHFLLMFYQEMPCDWLLIHFRGLLAQKDVIRFKPSLFQHMGYYSSYKGAENKLKDDDFEEDSIDIPDNPPAGLYTNINVFENYDATKAYSSIVDEYFWGKPPCTGDFFVIIFNKSTKISRIKIVTGTEDRQNDILHHGALEVGQKSVETKQGRQCTSYITLGEFKGGNIEVNNVDHKIGFDIECVRIVVTASQKEWLIIRTISLWTTQPVSQLRK; encoded by the exons ATGAGGCTGATGTGGAAGTCCGTGGACAAGATGAGGTGTTTTAGGAAGCGGTCCATGTTCCCATTCCTCGGCTTCCTCATCACCTTTCTGCTCTTTTTCAACCTGTACATGGATGATGGATATGTGCTG GAGGCTGAAAAAAGACAGCTGGGAGAGACACTGATGCATTCTGCAAACTCTGAGAGATACGTCCACACGTTCAGAGACTTATCCAATTTCTCTGGGACCATTAATGTGACCTATCGCTATCTGGCAGGAATTCCTTTGCCACGCAAAA agTATCTAACCATCGGTTTGTCCTCTGTCAAGAGGAAAAAGGGTAATTATCTTCTGGAAACAATCAAATCCATCTTTGATCAGTCCAGTTATGAGGAACTGAAAGAAATTGTGGTTGTGGTCCACCTGGCAGACTTTGACCTGGTGTGGTGTGAGAACCTGGTGCAGGAAATCACTAGGAAATTTGCACACCACATCATAGCTGGACGCCTCCTGGTGATCCACACTCCAGAGGAATATTACCCGTCTCTGGATGGGTTGAAAAGGAACTACAACGACCCGGAGGACCGGGTCCGTTTCCGCTCTAAGCAGAACATTGACTACGCTTTCCTTCTCAACTTCTGCACGAACCTCTCTCACTTCTACATGATGTTAGAGGATGACGTGCGCTGCTCCAGGAACTTCCTGACAGCGCTGAAGAAGGTGATCACCTCCAGAGAAGGTTCCTACTGGGTGATGCTGGAGTTTTCCAAGCTGGGCTACATCGGAAAGCTGTACCACTCCAAAGACCTGCCTCGTCTGGCTCATTTCCTCCTCATGTTCTACCAGGAAATGCCCTGCGACTGGCTCCTCATCCACTTCAGGGGTCTGCTGGCCCAGAAGGACGTGATCCGTTTCAAGCCCTCACTGTTCCAGCACATGGGCTACTACTCGTCTTACAAAGGAGCAGAGAACAAACTGAAAGACGATGACTTCGAGGAAGACTCCATAGACATTCCTGACAACCCTCCTGCCGGCCTTTACACGAACATCAACGTCTTTGAAAACTATGACGCCACGAAGGCTTACAGTAGTATCGTAGATGAATATTTCTGGGGGAAACCTCCCTGCACTGGAGATTTCTTTGTCATAATCTTTAACAAATCAACGAAAATCAGCAGAATTAAAATAGTTACAGGTACAGAGGATCGACAGAATGACATTCTTCATCACGGGGCTTTGGAAGTGGGACAGAAGTCAGTGGAAACTAAGCAGGGGAGGCAGTGCACATCCTACATCACGTTAGGGGAGTTTAAAGGCGGAAACATTGAGGTGAACAATGTGGACCACAAGATCGGCTTTGATATCGAGTGTGTACGAATAGTTGTTACTGCCAGTCAGAAAGAGTGGCTCATCATAAGAACTATCAGTTTATGGACCACACAGCCAGTGAGTCAGTTAAGGAAGTAA
- the rnf141 gene encoding RING finger protein 141 — MGQQISGQAVLTRLPEKLVKHAQLVRDSGYLTYEEFLARVAELNDVTAKLAAGQQKHLLFEVQPGSDATALWKVAVRIVCTKINKESGMVEASRIMNLYQFIQLYHDITSQATEVLSAEGASEGPSAQLPSTDSCQASMWMGRVKQLTDEEECCICMDGKADLILPCAHSFCQKCIDKWSGQSRNCPICRLQVTAANESWVMSDFPTEDDIAGYILNLADEAGHPHRP; from the exons aTGGGCCAGCAGATCTCAGGTCAGGCGGTGCTGACCCGTCTGCCTGAGAAGCTGGTGAAACACGCCCAGCTGGTACGTGACAGTGGCTACCTCACCTACGAGGAGTTTCTGGCAAGAGTGGCCGAACTTAACGACGT tACGGCCAAGCTAGCTGCTGGACAGCAGAAGCACCTGCTGTTTGAGGTGCAGCCAGGATCCGATGCCACAGCCTTGTGGAAGGTGGCTGTCAGGATCGTCTGTACCAAG ATCAACAAGGAAAGCGGTATGGTTGAAGCATCACGGATCATGAACCTGTATCAGTTCATCCAGCTGTACCATGACATCACCAGTCAGGCTACTGAGGTGCTGTCTGCAGAGGGCGCCAGCGAGGGCCCATCTGCCCAGCTCCCCTCCACAGACTCCTGCCAGGCCAGCATGTGGATGGGCAG agTGAAGCAGCTGACTGATGAGGAGGAGTGCTGCATCTGCATGGATGGAAAGGCCGACCTTATCCTGCCCTGTGCACACAGCTTCTGCCAGAAATGTATTGATAAATG GAGTGGGCAGAGCCGAAACTGTCCGATTTGTCGCCTGCAAGTGACTGCTGCCAATGAATCATGGGTCATGTCTGATTTCCCCACAGAGGACGACATAGCCGGCTACATCCTCAACTTGGCTGATGAGGCAGGCCACCCACACAGGCCTTAA